The proteins below are encoded in one region of Holophagaceae bacterium:
- a CDS encoding TolC family protein, translating to MNKQLIFSLLLVPALSAMAMPLPAQGAEGQKESPGPLTLEAAIRRAWTGQPGLQAGEAMVDRARSEADAMRDLNLPTVSLSAGLLRTDQPMMAFGMKLNQARIAQMDFNPAALNKPDAITGIGGGLTMSQPLYTGGRLTAARKAGSAMADAEVANQSHRRQQVALAVVQAYFGAQVAEQGKVYAEDSLRQAREVERFVQARVDQGLMLKAEGMRIRAYRAQAEAGVAEARQRVASARSALALLTGMGAAPVTLATSLTGESTPLAGGAPGTRGDLQAAKFQWQAAQEGAKAAKGSLLPEVGLNLGLGTMRNTWSSGGNWSEVSLGFKWNVFSAPDRRRVSSAKAMERAASYNLRWQEQVAGREASEAQLAIESASARIKMAQEALEASESVRTLRQARHREGLLPLTEVLDAEAGLSGARTLLLNSQYELRVSRAQLSLAQGQPIEGVQ from the coding sequence ATGAACAAACAATTGATTTTTTCGCTTCTGCTCGTTCCGGCCCTGTCCGCCATGGCCATGCCCCTGCCGGCGCAAGGCGCCGAAGGACAAAAGGAGTCCCCGGGGCCGCTGACCCTCGAGGCCGCCATCCGCCGCGCCTGGACCGGACAGCCGGGCCTCCAGGCGGGCGAGGCCATGGTGGACCGCGCGCGGTCCGAAGCCGACGCCATGCGGGATCTGAACCTGCCGACCGTCAGCCTGTCGGCGGGTCTCCTGCGCACGGACCAGCCCATGATGGCCTTCGGCATGAAGCTCAACCAGGCCCGCATCGCGCAAATGGATTTCAACCCGGCGGCCCTGAACAAGCCCGACGCCATCACAGGCATCGGCGGCGGCCTGACGATGAGCCAACCGCTCTATACCGGCGGACGGCTCACCGCGGCCCGCAAGGCCGGGAGCGCCATGGCCGATGCCGAAGTGGCCAACCAGTCCCACCGGCGCCAACAGGTCGCGCTGGCGGTGGTGCAGGCCTACTTCGGCGCCCAGGTGGCGGAGCAAGGAAAGGTCTACGCCGAAGACAGCCTCAGGCAAGCGCGGGAAGTCGAGCGCTTCGTGCAGGCCCGCGTGGACCAGGGCCTGATGTTGAAGGCGGAGGGCATGCGCATCCGCGCCTATCGGGCTCAAGCCGAAGCTGGAGTGGCGGAGGCGCGCCAGCGCGTGGCCTCCGCGCGTTCGGCCCTGGCGTTGCTGACCGGCATGGGGGCCGCGCCCGTCACTTTGGCGACCTCCTTGACCGGGGAATCCACCCCGTTGGCCGGAGGCGCTCCGGGAACCCGGGGCGACCTGCAGGCCGCCAAATTCCAATGGCAAGCCGCCCAGGAGGGCGCCAAGGCCGCGAAGGGGAGCCTTCTCCCGGAAGTGGGCCTGAACCTGGGGCTCGGCACCATGCGCAACACCTGGAGCAGCGGGGGGAATTGGAGCGAAGTCAGCCTGGGCTTCAAGTGGAATGTCTTCTCCGCGCCGGACCGCCGCCGCGTGTCCTCCGCCAAGGCCATGGAGCGGGCGGCCTCCTACAACCTGCGCTGGCAGGAACAAGTGGCCGGACGGGAAGCCTCCGAAGCGCAGCTAGCCATCGAGAGCGCATCGGCCCGCATCAAAATGGCGCAGGAAGCGCTGGAAGCCTCGGAATCCGTGCGCACCCTGCGCCAAGCACGGCATCGCGAAGGCCTGCTGCCCCTCACCGAAGTGCTGGATGCCGAGGCCGGCCTTTCCGGCGCCCGCACCCTGCTTCTCAACAGCCAATACGAACTGCGCGTAAGCCGCGCCCAACTGAGCCTCGCCCAGGGGCAGCCCATCGAAGGAGTCCAATAA
- a CDS encoding winged helix-turn-helix transcriptional regulator, whose translation MTPATHPICATASLEGAKVNLLEEAGGLFKALGDPSRLRLLQVLLAARGPLVQHELAERAGLQVSNASKHLSLLVREGLVRRHPEGTQARFEVVEPMVAEVCNLVCGHVSHRIQESFKSLA comes from the coding sequence ATGACTCCTGCCACCCACCCCATCTGCGCCACCGCGAGCCTTGAGGGCGCCAAGGTCAATCTGCTCGAGGAAGCGGGCGGATTGTTCAAGGCTTTGGGGGACCCCTCCCGCCTCCGGCTGCTCCAGGTGCTGCTCGCGGCCCGGGGGCCGCTGGTCCAGCACGAATTGGCGGAGCGGGCCGGCCTCCAGGTTTCCAACGCCTCCAAGCACCTGTCCCTGCTCGTCAGGGAAGGCCTGGTGCGCCGCCATCCCGAAGGCACCCAGGCCCGTTTCGAGGTCGTGGAGCCCATGGTCGCCGAAGTCTGCAACCTGGTCTGCGGCCACGTGAGCCACCGCATCCAGGAGAGCTTCAAGTCCCTAGCCTGA